One segment of Nitrospira sp. DNA contains the following:
- the asnB gene encoding asparagine synthase (glutamine-hydrolyzing) produces the protein MCGIAGILGSSTTEIASGVRNMVAAIRYRGPDHAGLWCDEEQEIGLGHARLSILDVSPEGHQPMASTSGRYVISYNGEIYNFSELRAELEQSGVTFRGHSDTEVMLAHFETWGIEQAIGRFVGMFAFAVWDKHTRTLSLGRDRLGEKPLYYGWQGQTFLFGSELKALRAHPEFRADIDRNAVALFLRHNYIPTPYSIYQGISKLSPGCVLTVSLSRRHPQIVPYWSDKQAIERGRAHPFEGNDSAAISELEGLLTTTIGQQMVADVPLGAFLSGGVDSSTVVALMQAQSSRPVKTFTIGFDEEGYDEAPYAQSVARHLGTDHIELYVLPKEAMNVIPRLPALYDEPFADSSQIPTFLVSQLARRHVTVSLSGDGGDELFGGYNRYFWATNIWRRIGWAPQSLRTALAGALTALPPSAWNGMFRSLSRILPTGWRYANPGDKLHKLADMLAMRTPEEIYFDLVSHWKAPTDVVRGTYEPPTILTDPAQWVNLPDFEQRMMYLDQVTYLPDDILTKVDRAAMGVSLETRVPFLDHRVLEFAWSLPLSMKIRHGQGKWLLRQVLYRHVPKALIERPKMGFGVPLDKWLRGPLKGWAEELLGEARLQREGYFDSRPIRSKWADHLSGERNWSYYLWDVLMFQAWLEANS, from the coding sequence ATGTGCGGAATTGCTGGCATCCTGGGATCATCTACCACCGAGATAGCATCGGGTGTTCGGAACATGGTGGCGGCGATCCGTTACCGCGGCCCTGACCATGCTGGACTTTGGTGCGACGAGGAGCAGGAAATTGGGCTCGGTCACGCACGGCTTTCCATCTTAGATGTCTCCCCTGAAGGACATCAGCCGATGGCCTCGACCAGCGGCCGCTACGTGATTTCCTATAACGGAGAAATCTACAACTTCTCTGAGTTGCGAGCTGAACTGGAACAGAGCGGCGTGACGTTTCGAGGCCATTCTGACACAGAAGTGATGCTCGCCCACTTTGAAACGTGGGGCATTGAACAGGCGATAGGGCGTTTTGTGGGGATGTTTGCCTTTGCCGTGTGGGACAAGCACACGCGCACGCTCAGCCTGGGACGTGATCGTCTGGGGGAAAAGCCTCTGTACTATGGTTGGCAAGGACAGACCTTCCTCTTCGGATCGGAACTCAAAGCGCTCAGGGCGCACCCGGAATTCCGAGCCGACATAGACCGCAATGCCGTGGCATTGTTTCTGCGGCATAATTACATTCCCACTCCGTATTCGATCTATCAGGGTATTTCCAAACTGTCGCCAGGCTGCGTTCTTACGGTGTCGCTGTCACGGCGACATCCACAGATTGTGCCTTACTGGAGCGACAAACAGGCGATAGAAAGAGGGCGTGCCCATCCGTTTGAGGGGAACGATTCAGCGGCGATTTCCGAACTAGAAGGCTTGTTAACGACCACTATTGGCCAGCAGATGGTGGCCGATGTCCCTCTGGGTGCGTTCCTTTCCGGCGGGGTGGATTCATCAACCGTCGTGGCATTGATGCAAGCGCAATCGAGTCGGCCGGTCAAAACCTTCACCATCGGCTTCGACGAGGAAGGATATGATGAGGCTCCATACGCTCAGTCGGTAGCACGGCACTTGGGGACAGATCATATAGAACTGTATGTGCTGCCCAAAGAGGCCATGAACGTCATCCCGCGTTTACCGGCGCTCTACGATGAGCCGTTTGCTGACTCGTCACAGATTCCGACCTTTTTAGTCAGCCAGCTGGCTCGTCGACACGTCACGGTCAGTCTTTCTGGCGATGGCGGTGATGAATTATTTGGCGGGTACAATCGGTATTTTTGGGCGACGAATATCTGGCGCCGTATCGGATGGGCCCCCCAATCATTGCGTACGGCTTTGGCAGGTGCCCTGACCGCTCTACCGCCTTCGGCATGGAATGGTATGTTCAGGAGCCTGTCACGAATTCTGCCGACAGGCTGGCGGTACGCCAATCCAGGGGACAAACTTCACAAATTGGCCGATATGCTAGCGATGAGAACGCCAGAGGAAATCTATTTCGACTTGGTGTCGCACTGGAAAGCTCCAACGGACGTGGTGCGTGGTACGTATGAACCCCCCACAATATTGACCGATCCGGCCCAATGGGTGAACCTGCCGGATTTTGAGCAACGCATGATGTACCTGGATCAGGTCACGTATCTTCCGGACGATATCCTGACGAAGGTGGATCGTGCCGCGATGGGGGTCTCGCTGGAGACGCGCGTGCCGTTTTTGGATCATCGGGTGTTGGAGTTTGCCTGGTCGCTCCCGTTATCGATGAAGATTCGTCATGGCCAAGGTAAATGGCTTTTGCGCCAAGTGCTTTATCGTCATGTTCCGAAAGCACTCATTGAGCGTCCCAAGATGGGGTTTGGTGTTCCCCTCGACAAATGGCTTCGTGGAC